The sequence caaaaagacagaaatatcaCATAATACAGTAGCCCTGCAGTAAATGGCAATCTGGTGATGTTTATgctgttcatcttttgtttacACTCTCAGAAGCAGGGATGGGATGGGGCTGGAATGCTGTAACAGCTGTTGTCTTAATGGTCTTTCCTTGGACGTGACATATGCTGTCATTTTGCAGCTTTCCCCCTCATCGTATGATAGAATTAGCAGGAGTGTGTGAGTGATGCTGCAGCGTCATGGCTTACAGTAAATCCCAATTACAAAGGCAGCTATACAAGTGAGTCATATTAAGATAAATACCAGATAGAAGTGTGTTTCTGCTTTAATACACTGTAAGtctaaaaatgacaatgactgTTGTATTGTCAGATTCTTTAAAAAGAGCCCAAATTACTGGTACATCAGgaatttctgttcttttttccaCCTGCTTTTTGTGTATCACACTGTGATCTCCTGATCCAGACGTTTGCGGTTTTAGATTTGGGAGTgagagttgtgtttttttctttctttttttctctgtggtgGACTGATAAAACCAGCgtgacctgtgtgtgtctgtgtaattATATGCGTTTTCCACAAATCTCATTTTGTATAGCTAGCTAAGTGTGTGGTTCAACTTGCGGCTTGACAATAAAGGTCTTGGtttgaactttaaaaaacattttttgtctgtcatttcaATATGTCACACTGTTACTGAATCTGTTTTAGGGAGGAATATTGAGCAGCCAGTCACAAAGACACCTGGTGTTGCTTTTATCTCTACATGAGCAATGAGGGGgtgtgtgtttcctccttttTGCTACATTTATaccaaaaaatgtttgtctAGAAAGTCAGAGATTAACCACTCTGTGACTGGACAATATAAGAGTTTCATGGTTCATTATTACCAGATCTTTACTGTACACACACGTTGACCATATTGGACCCAGGATGGCTTTCTCTACTGGCTTTGGACTGACTTGCATGTGTTTCATCATGCTGTTTTTTCTACCTGGACAAGGTGAGTGTGGCTTTGACTGCTAGTGAGTAAAGTAGCTTTTGAAGGACAACTGAAGATATGCTTATAAACTGTCTGACCAtgaaataacatgttttaaggCACAAATTGAAGTCAAACATGAATAGCTGATGAGAGGCTTTATTATTAGTTATCACTGTTAATCACATGGTTCTTTGTTCTTGGTTACTGTGTGAATTCAAAACTTAaactgaggaaaacaaaacatcctttAGACATATTGGTTAATGCATTAGCAAGTTGTAAGTTTTGGATGATTTAACCCACATACCATAGTGCCTATTGGTGAGTTCTTATAGATGACAAATGCAGCTAAATGGCATTTGTAAGTCTATGCAGCActaatttatttacagtattttattactatactaatgtttttctgtgtctgtatgtgctgCATTGTAGGGCAACGTCAGTGTACCACGAGTAAGCCCCCAAAAGTGGGAAACATCCCGATTGCCTGCTGTACCGAAACCTCAAATGGCACCATCGGGGAGACTGTTGACGCCTGCTATGAACAGAAGAAAGACCTCTTGCCTTGTAAAGTACATGCTTACATGTAAGGGAAAGTATTCAATGACACACAAgcttcattttctgtatttgtggtgCGTTGTGTTTGATCAGTTTTCCTTACAAAGCTAATCATGAGCAGACGAACCAGATTTAATGTGAAGAACTTTCAGAATCACTTCTAGGAATCACGGTGAGAGTTAATTTAGTTAGTTTAAGAGGACGACATCTAtacaatactgtatatacacgcTATTCAACCTTCATAGACTGTAAACAAAGCTACTGTTTACAGTTcagggcggctgtggctcaggaggtagagcaagTCGTCCACTAATTAGAAGATCGACGTtttgattcccagctcctccagtccgcatgtccTTGGGCAACATACTTtaccccaaattgctcctgatgactgtgccatcagtgtgtaaATGATTAGATATCCTCagatgggcaggttgggaccttgcatggtagcccctgtacccattcagcgtatgaatatgtgtgaatgggtgaatgtgattcgcAGTGTGAAAGCGTGGTctgaagactagaaaggcgctatacaagtacagtccatttaccatttactcaCATgggttgaaaaaataaatgaaacgtTTGGTTGACCTGTGTGAAATCGGCCCCATTCAACTACATTGCTTTTACATTTCCTATAATATTGCAGCATCTTGCACATATTTTTGAGATACATGTTGCAAACCGAGTGCTGTGGTGCAATACTGTATTGCATCTTCTCTTCTGCTGTCCAGTTCCTCTTTAATTACACCTCCAGTTACCTTATGTTCCCGATATCAGTTACTTCTGCAACATCACACAGTCTTGGAAAATGCACCATGTGAACATAATCTATCTGTAGTTGAGATTCAGTAGCCTATCCAGCCAGGAGGACCAGGACTGTGTTCATATAAATTTTAGTCCTGGACTGTGGAGCAATGTTTTCAAGAGCAGGTCCTCATTTGACACTGGATTTATAGTATTTCACTGATCTACATGTGGAGGCAATGCactgaaatattgaaatatgcAGCAATGTACCAGCAAAGGCAGTGAGGAATTAGACTGCTTGCAAGTAaacagatgtaaacaatgcagattacaatttcttttttcctttttttttttgaaaaaatcaGCTTTGGAAATGCTTtatgagagagaaaatacattcaacaCAACATTCAGCTAGTcgggctagctgtttctccacACCTCCactgtttatgctaagctaagctaatcatctCTCAGCTTTTGAACTAtacttaatgcacagacatgaaagtggtattgaTTCTTTTCTTCTAACTCTCAGCAACAAAgtaagaaacattaaaatgtcatactATGCTTTTAAAGTTAATGCTGTTTTCATGGCTTGGGGCAAATTGGTTTcatgaaatatacatttttttctcttatctgtatttttaactcTACAGCTTTGTCACCAAGAGTAACAATTATCGGTGCGTGGACCCTAAAGCCAGCTGGCTCAAGAGAAGacttgaaatgttaaaaaaagtaAGTCTGGAGAACACGTGTTTAAGTTGAAATTTACAGCTGAAAGAAACATAAACGAGGAAATCTTGTTGATCTTGATGGTTTTGTATTTCTatattgatgttttcttttgtcagaCTGTCCAAAGTCAACAATAATCTTAAGGATGTTGTTCATTTGATAACACATTGTCAGGTGCAGTTTGAGGGAACATACCCAACCTCTACACTATTAACaagttttaatgtgtgttgtcTTATTTGGCATTTAGGAATTTTAGTCTGTGACTTCAAATCAAATGCAGCATATATGTGAAAATCTTAATTTCTATAATGTTGGACTTTTAACTTTCCAAGCTGAAGTGAACTGTTTCTCTCCACAGAGAGGAATAACTTGTGAAGACCTTGTGAAAAGCCTTCATCAACCAAAATGAAGATGATGCATCATGACCTTCTGAGCAGAATGCTGGCGCTAATTTCTGTTAAAGTTTTCTACTAACtaagataaaatgttttatttcctctatttcgaaatacatattttactaATGGCTTTGCAGGAATCATGACATCTTATAAACTAATAAAGCAAGCATTGAAAAACATTGTATTGGTGCCGTTGCTGTACTGATATGCTGTATTGACAGCTTGGGACAAAAACATCCCTGAAAATCTGTGAATGATTGTGAAATTGAGGAAAATTTCATAAAACCTcccacattttgggaaatacacgtATTTACTTTGTTGCTGAGAGttactctcatgtctgtaggATTAAGTTACAACCAACACTGCCTAGTTTATAGTATAAAGACTgctgggaaacagctagcatggcaCATACTCTCCAATGCTGAAAAATCGACCtgccaacacctctaaagctcacaaatgaaCATGTATCTCATGTTTTTAATTCGTACAAAACAACTATTTTTGATTGTATGGGGagtttgtttgggttttatgTGGAGTTGGACAGAACTGGAATAACTGTATTAAAGATAACATGCTAAATTCCCATCGTCATTTTTCACCAAAGAAGACAATGAAAGTCATTGAATAGTAGCTGAACATCctgattataaaatatttattgacaTGCCAAAACTGCATTAAGGTTTTAGCACAGATAGAAAATCACCTAAAAAGTTGATTTACATTTCTCAGTCTACTGTATTCCAAAAGGAGCTGGCTTTTATCAGAATTGCAATGTATTATCAACAGGTGAAAGTAGAAATACTTAAATACAAAAGCAGTATATGACTGATAATGTTATATTCACTGTGAGTTTTACTGGTATTCTGACTTTCTTTGAATTTTTCATCTTGAATTTGACCTATCCAACATTCAACATGAGcaacttgatttttttgtagATCTAAACTTTAATTGGGGCAAATGAGGGGAGTTTAAGAGGGGAGCCTAATGCACCTTAACCATTAGGCTACCAGGGTTTCCCAAGTACTCTTGtgcactaaatatgaagctagagccaggagaGGGTTAGCTAGGCTAACTAATGTCTGCATGTTAAATTCAGACTGATGGTGTCAAAATAGTTAATAATGAAATTTTATTGCTATAAATACAGTGGTGTTTCAATATTTCAATGTAACTGGTACATTTCATTATTACGCATTTTTTCCTtccacatttgtggttttaacattgaaatattttttgtctcatAGCAGCATCAACATATCACACCAGTACTGAAGACAATATATCTgcttacatatttttttaatccctTTAGGCAAGAAACATGTTGTCAGAATCATTGAGTAACCACTCAGAAAGACAGCAGTGTTCCCCTTTCTCTAGAAAGAAgggttgtgtgttctatgtagCAATGATTTTTCTTCTCACAAGTCACTGCTTTACTGTAGAACCAGCTCTTCATCGTTCACTTTCACCAGATTTCTACTGTACAGAGACACAAACTGGGACACAGGATGCCTTCCTCTCTTAGCTTTGGAAGTCTCTCATGTTTATATGGttaaacattgaaacatttcCTTTCTGTCCAAGGTGAGTGTAGCTTTGTCTAGGTAGGATAAGAAAATCATCTCAAATTGTATCGTATACatcaaataaatttgacttaCTGTTATTTTGTATATGCTGCATTAAAGTGTGTCCACAATGTTACAGCCCTCGGCAATGAAGTTCAGGACACATCATTCCCTCTTGCTGTACAAAGGCCTAAAACTTTACCATTAAACAACCTGTCAGTGCCTGCTTTGAACAGagggaaaacacatttgataacTGTAAAATACGTGCttatatgtaaataaaagtaCACTCACACAATGGtctgtgtttgtggtgtgtcAGTGTCCCCTACCAAGCCAATAATGAGTGGGCAGACCAAGAATGATATTGggaaatacatgtttttgttttcttgcagagttAAATAAGAAGGTTAGctctttcatgtattttttttttggggggggggggggggggggggggtcactttgcctttatttgacagtcaaagtgtggagagagacaggacatgttGCGTTATGTGGTACGCACTTTAACCATTAGGCTACCAGGGTTTCCCAAGCACTCTTGTGCACTAAATATGAGGCTAGAGCCAGGAGAGCTAGGCTAGCTTATGTCTGCATGTTAAGCATGGGCTACAGCTGGgaggtggttagcttagcttagccaAAAGACTGGAAGCAGCTATCCTATGTAAGACCCAAAgtgtaatttttacattttgttttttgtcagattACAAGcaagatacaatgtgttaatttgtgACCTTTCCAGGTACTTGTAGACTTTTTTTGCCTTTGGAAAAAGCCAGAATAGACTGTAGcttaatatatactgtacaggtattgatcttctcattaAACTCTCTGCTTGTTGTTTCTGTAAATTCTAAACAAAAAGTATATCAGATTACTCAACACTCTCTGGTccagcttgtttttatttattctaaacTTTTGATTGGAGTGCATATTGGGTATATCTGTTGCAACTACAGCGGCCAAtccagatgttttcttcattctgtGCAGCTTATCACTCTCAGCACACATCCCACTGCACTCTGTCCTTATATACAGTAAGTAGTTCACTAAAAGGTTGTTCATCCGCAAGTCCATCTCACTATACTTTAAAGTccagtcaaaaatattattattcaaagtaagTATATccatatgtcttaaaacatatctggaggtCATCTTTAAGAGTTCAGTACACAAACACTATGATTCATGATCACTTCATTTCATCATGAATTTCGGTTTCTGAATTTGACTGATATAATTTGAgcaacttgatttttttttttttttttacttaacttGAATTTTTACATCCAAACTTCAATAATTGAATTTGCaaaacttgaaaatgttttttgaagtCACAACTTGAACACTGAGTGAAGAGTCAAAGAACAGATGGTGCTCATCTTTCTCTGGAAGGAGGGTGTGCTTGTTCTTTTAGGGATCAGAGCTTTAACATTCCTCCTCTGTGACTCTGGTGGTGGACTCAATAGAGTGAGCGATACGAATCAGACTCTCCATCACTCACTTTTACCAGATGTGCTACTGTACAGAGACACACTTGGACCCAGGATGCCTTTCTCAGTTAGCTATGGACTGTCTCTCGTGTTTCATCATGCTGCTGATCTTCTCTGAACAAGGTGAGTGTGGTTTTGACTACTACTGACTAGTTTTGAAGGGCCACTGAGGATTGGTGAGTAAACTGAGTGTGAAAATGCACAGATTGAATTTAATTCAGATCAGAGTCTTTATCACTCCAGTTATATCTCTAGTTGAAATGTATCCTATAAAACAAATTGGATTATACAGTAGTGAACTCTTGGTTACAGGCAGTGgaagaagaagtactcagatcctttactttagtaaaagtaccaatacagcaatgtataaatactccattacaagtaaaagtcctgcacgaaaaatcctactgaagtaaaagtaaatgaGTATTATCATCTtgatgtacttaaagtattgcagtaaaagtaatgGTTTGGTTCccctgactgatatattattatatataacatcattagattattaatactgaagcatcggtgtgtaagcagcatgttactgttgtagctgctggaggtggagctagtttcaagtACTTtttatacagttagctagtttagtccagtggttcccaacctaagggtcgggcccctccaaagggtcaccagataaatctgaggtgtcatgagatgattaatgggagagaaaagaagaaaatacaaaggTCTgatacaaaaatctgttttgagtttttggattttttctctaatcattgatttttggtgaaatatcggatcatttgaacatttactgaaatgaacatgtgagaagtttaaagggaaaaatcactatttggtggagctgttaacaactcatagacatctgaaatgtgaccccgactacacactgctttttgtaagacgtcaaaagccaaaaaggttggaaaccactggtttcatctttaacaatgtgttgtattttaaaagcttgtcatattatccattgtgtcaaatcttcatctgaaaagtaactaaagttgttaaataaatgtagtggaatagaaagtacaatatttccctctaaaatgtagtggagtggaagctAAGTTAAGCTAAATTAAGTTAAGCTAACATCCAAACATACTAGATAGCATGAGAAGGATAACAGGAACAGGTCATTCTCTCTTTCTACAAAGAAATGCTTATGTAGTTGAAGGCAAATCTCATTTTGTATAGCTAGCTAAGTGTGTGGTTCAACTTGTGGCTTGACAATAAAGGTCATGGTTTGAactttaataaacattttttgtctgtcatttcaATATGTCACACCGTTACTGAATCTGTTTTAGGGAGGAACATTGAGCAGCCAGTCACAAAGACACCTGGTGTTGCTTTTATCTCTACATGAGCAATGAGGGGgtgtgtgtttcctccttttTGCTGCCTTTATACCAAAAAATGTTCGTCTAGAAAGTCAGAGATTAACCGCTCTGTGACTGGACAGTATAAGAGTTTCATGGTTCATTATTACCAGATCTTTACTGTACACACACGTTGACCATATTGGACCCAGGATGGCTTTCTCTACTGGCTTTGGACTGACTTGCATGTGTTTCATCATGCTGCTTTTTCTCCCTGGACAAGGTGAGTGTGGCTTTGACTGCTAGTGAATAAAGTAGCTTTTGAAGGATAACCGAAGATATGCTTATAAACTGTCTGACCATGAAATAGCATGTTTTAAGGCACAAATTGAAGTCAAACATGAATAGCTGATGAGAGGCTTTATCATCAGTTATCACTGTAAATCACATCAAATTGTATCAGATGAAAAGAAATTGGATACAATGACATTAACAGCTAAAACCAGATATTTATCTCTTGGTTACTGTGTGAACTCAACACTTAAattgaggaaaacaaaacatcctttAGACATATTGGTTTATGCATTAGCAATTTGTAAATTTTGGATGATTTAACCCACATACCATAGTGCTTATTGGTGAGTTCTTATAAATGACAAATGCAGCTAAATGGCATTTGTAAGTCTATGCAGCActaatttatttacagtattttattactatactaatgtttttctgtgtctgtatgtgctgCATTGTAGGGCAACGTCAGTGTACCAAGGGTAAGCCCCCAAAAGTGGGAAACATCCCGATTGActgctgtacaaaaacctcaaATGCCACCATCAGTGAGCATGTCGATGCCTGCTATGAACAGAAGAAAGACTTCCGGCCTTGTAAAATACATGCTTACATGTAAGGGAGAGTATTCAATGACACACAAGCTTCATTTTCTATCTGTATTTGTGGTGCGTTGTGTTTGATCAGTTTTGCCTACAAAGCTTATCATGAGCAGACAAACCAGATTTAATGTGAAGAACTTCTTGGAATCACTCCTAGAAATCACTGTGAGCGTTAATTTAGTTAATTTAAGAGGACAACATCTAtacaatactgtatatacacgcTATTCAGCCTTCATAGACTGTAAACAAAGCTACTCacatgagttttaaaaaaatgaaaccttAGGTTGACCTAATTTGACCAAGCTGTGTAAAATCAGCCCCATTCAACTACATTGCTTTTACATTTCCTGTAATATTGCAGCATCTTGCACATATTTTTGAGGTACATGTTGCAAACCGAGTGCTGTGGTGCAACACTGTATTGCATCTTCTCTTCTACTGTCCAGTTCCCCTTTAATTACACCTCCAGTTACCTTATGTTCCCGATATCAGAGTTACTTCTGCAACATCACACAGTCTTGGAAAATGCACCATGTGAACATAATCTATCTGTAGTTGAGATTCAGTGGTTTAGTACAGTAAGTTTTAGTCCTGCACTGTGGAGCAATGTTTTCAAGTGCAGGTCCCTCATTTGACACAATGCACAATCCTCTCATTGGTTGCATGCTATTTCACTGATCTACATGTGGAGGAATAAGACTGCTTGCAAgtaaacacatgcaaacaatgcaggttacttttttttttttttttttttttagaaaactcAGCTTTGGAAATGCTTtatgagagagaaaatacattcaacaCAACATTCAGCTAGTtgggctagctgtttctccacacctccagtgtttatgctaagctaagctaatcatctCTCAGCTTTTGAACTAtacttaatgcacagacatgaaagtggtatcgaTTCTTTTcttctaactctcag is a genomic window of Thunnus maccoyii chromosome 20, fThuMac1.1, whole genome shotgun sequence containing:
- the LOC121886859 gene encoding eotaxin-like, with amino-acid sequence MAFSTGFGLTCMCFIMLLFLPGQGQRQCTKGKPPKVGNIPIDCCTKTSNATISEHVDACYEQKKDFRPCKIHAYIFVTKSNKKYCVDPRASWLTTRLEKLKNNGKICGPLVKSLHQPK